In the Prochlorococcus marinus str. MIT 9312 genome, TTATCTTCCATAATTATCTTTAAATCTATAAATATCATCTTCACCTAAATAAGATCCACTTTGCACTTCAATTAGAATTAAATCTAATTTACCAGGATTTGAAAGACGATGTTTAGAACCGAGAGGAATATATACACTTTCATTCTCCGACAATAATTTTTTACTTTCATCAATCTGAACCAAAGCAGTGCCTTTTACAACAATCCAATGCTCAGAACGATGATGATGCATCTGTAATGAAAGTGAAGATCCTGGATTGACAGTTATTTTCTTAACCTGCCACCTTTTATCTTGCGCAATAGAAATATAGTTTCCCCAAGGCCTATAAGCTTGTTTATGTGATTTAGCCTCTTGATATCCATTTTCATTTAATGATTTAACTATAGATTTAATTTTTTGTGAATCTGATTTTGTTGAAACTAAAATTGAATCACTAGTCTCAATTATTATTAAATCTTCAACTCCCAAACAAGCAATAATTCTATTTTCGCTCCTAACATAACAATTTTTTATATTATTACTGATCACTTTACCACTTATGAAATTTCCATTTTTATCTTTTTCCTCATTTTCCCACAACGCCTGCCAACTGCCTATATCACTCCAGCCTGCACTTAATGGCAGAACACTTCCAAAAGAAGTTTTTTCCATAATTGCATTATCAATAGATATTTCTTGACATTTTGAGAAATAATTTTCATTTAATCTGAGAAAATCCAAATCAGATTCTGCAAATTCTAATGATTTATGACAAGACTCTAATATCTTTGGCGCATACTTAGTAAATTCACCAATAATATTACTTGCTTTAAACATAAACATTCCACTATTCCAAGAAAAGTGTTTATCTAAAATTAATTTTCTT is a window encoding:
- a CDS encoding mannose-1-phosphate guanylyltransferase/mannose-6-phosphate isomerase, with amino-acid sequence MEKLKLQPVILCGGSGSRLWPLSRESFPKQFLKLVGNNNQSLLQNTILRLKKLKNIESPILICNEKHRFIVAEQLREINVKPKSIILEPEAKNTAPAVAVGAIRSKNDLKDSILFVLAADHSIQNVDKYVEVVKQGYEVACKGKLVTFGIIPTSPETGFGYIESAEKLTTDIKSSSIIRFIEKPDIKLARKLILDKHFSWNSGMFMFKASNIIGEFTKYAPKILESCHKSLEFAESDLDFLRLNENYFSKCQEISIDNAIMEKTSFGSVLPLSAGWSDIGSWQALWENEEKDKNGNFISGKVISNNIKNCYVRSENRIIACLGVEDLIIIETSDSILVSTKSDSQKIKSIVKSLNENGYQEAKSHKQAYRPWGNYISIAQDKRWQVKKITVNPGSSLSLQMHHHRSEHWIVVKGTALVQIDESKKLLSENESVYIPLGSKHRLSNPGKLDLILIEVQSGSYLGEDDIYRFKDNYGR